The DNA window GTCCGAAGGCTCGACCGCGGTCGTAGTCGACCTCGGCAGGGTAAACCTCATCAGCAGTTCCGGTGTCGGCGCCCTCGTCGGCGGCGCGAAGACCCTCCGTGAGGCCGGGGGCGACCTCAAACTGGCCAACCTGAGCGAACGCACGCACAACGTGCTGGTCGTCATTACCCGTCTGGGTTCCGTTTTCAATGTATTCGACTCGGCAGAGGACGCCGCAGCCAGCTTCTGACCGGACCGCAGGACGTAGAGCCGCAGCCCTGCGCGTTCAAGCGGAAACGGCGGCTCTTCCCCGCTGAACCCCGACGAACCGGACCGGCCTGATTTGAACCTGGACCGCATCCGCCAGGAATTCCCTGTCGTCCGTCACTGTACCTACCTGAACCACGCGGCGGTGGGCACGTTGCCCGGTCGCGCCCGCGAGGCGGTACAGGCCTACGTCGCGGACTTCAACGAGTATGCCGCCTCCCATTATCCCAACTGGGAAGCGGTCATCGAAACGACGCGGGCGCGGGCGGCCCGCCTGATCAACGCCGCGCCCGAACAGATCGCCTTCGTCAAGAATACCACGGAAGGGTTGTGCTTCGCCGCCAATGGCATCGACTGGCGCCCGCGCGACAACGTAGTCCTGAACGACCTGGAATTTCCGTCCAACGTATATCCCTGGCTCAATCTCTCCCGGCTCGGCGTGGAAACACGGATGGTGGAGTCCGTGGACGGCCGGCTCCCGGTGGAATCGATCGAGAAAAGGATCGATTCGAAAACGCGCGCCGTATCCATCAGCCACGTGGAATACGGGAACGGATTCCGCAACGACATCGCGGCGATTGGCGCGTTGTGCCGTGAAAAGCGGATCGTTTTCGTCGTCGACGCCATACAGTCCCTCGGACAGACGCCGGTGGACGTGGAGGAGATGTCGATCGACATCCTCACGGCCGACGGGCACAAATGGCTCCTGAGTTCCGAGGGGATCGGCATCTTCTACTGCGCACCGCACCTGACGGAGCGGTTGAGGCTCTACGAAGTGGGCTGGAATTCGGTAGTCGACGCGGGCAACTACGATGCCTACGATCCTACGCCGGCGCCCACGGCGCGACGCTTCGAGTGCGGTTCCCACAACACACTGGGCGTACACGCGCTGGGCGCTTCCCTGGATTTGCTGCTGGAGGTGGGTATTGATACAGTGCAGGGTAGGCTGCGCTTGCTGACGGACCGGCTGGTCGCGGCATTGCGCGACGCAGGCTACCGCGTCCTGAGTCCCCGGGGCGAATCCGAGTGGTCGGGCATCGTGACGTTCAACAGCCCGGTACACGAGACCGAAGCCCTGCACCGCACGCTGCGGAGCCACCAGATCATCGGCGCGCGCCGCGGGGGCGGCATACGCATTTCACCGCACTTCTACAACACGGAAGAAGAGGTGCTTCGCGTCGTAGCGGCAT is part of the Gemmatimonadota bacterium genome and encodes:
- a CDS encoding STAS domain-containing protein: MNERRINGIPVIEVVGSFLGDPEVSDFHDRVRELKSEGSTAVVVDLGRVNLISSSGVGALVGGAKTLREAGGDLKLANLSERTHNVLVVITRLGSVFNVFDSAEDAAASF
- a CDS encoding aminotransferase class V-fold PLP-dependent enzyme, which gives rise to MNLDRIRQEFPVVRHCTYLNHAAVGTLPGRAREAVQAYVADFNEYAASHYPNWEAVIETTRARAARLINAAPEQIAFVKNTTEGLCFAANGIDWRPRDNVVLNDLEFPSNVYPWLNLSRLGVETRMVESVDGRLPVESIEKRIDSKTRAVSISHVEYGNGFRNDIAAIGALCREKRIVFVVDAIQSLGQTPVDVEEMSIDILTADGHKWLLSSEGIGIFYCAPHLTERLRLYEVGWNSVVDAGNYDAYDPTPAPTARRFECGSHNTLGVHALGASLDLLLEVGIDTVQGRLRLLTDRLVAALRDAGYRVLSPRGESEWSGIVTFNSPVHETEALHRTLRSHQIIGARRGGGIRISPHFYNTEEEVLRVVAALPGH